The DNA region GGGTCTGTTATCATCCAGTTTCTTatacactgcatttatttatatcacagCACATCCCTGAGGTTTAATATCTGTGGTACAGAACAATTAGGATCACTTAGTTGATGTGACTTTAATGAACAGTTTACTCGAGCTAATTTTATACAGTTAAGTACAATTTCAGATGGAAATACTTTTtgctccattacatttatttgacagctacaATGACatgttactttgcagatttatattagattaaaaaaatatatgagcTGCTTGAAAAATATAAAGCATTATTGTGTAATAAACGACTCAACAGTATACAAAGTAGTTGGAATTTGCATCATCTTGTCCAACTACAGTTGAAGCTTCTTGTACATTTATGCATCAGTTATACACCTAGTAATCAAACTATATATTATCTTTACTGAAATCATTCTGACGGGCTGTTCTGCTGCCTCATGGGTACGTGTGGTTTTGTTACATAAAGTACATCTTACTTTACTCATGTAAGATTCTGGACTTACCCTGTAATAATACTTAATAAAGTATTTGCTTGAACAATTAGGCACCTCTCtggatcaaaataaataaatctttaaactgcatttattatttttaatataattattattatatatttttatttgtatatgtgtCCCTGTAGGCTGTAGGTAACAATTTCCCTCTatatctgaaaataaatgataaaactaATTACAAATTCTACTTTCAATTATAATTGTGTACACTTAGCCTTAATTATTATTAGATGAACATACATTTAGGCAAAAAACATGGACAATTTGCACCCCTCatataactttaaaacaaatgtttaatcaAACAAGCGAATGAATTTAATGGGGCACGTTAATTATACATTCAACGCAACGCAACCTCTGGCTAATGACGGCCGGAGAACATCTGCACTGGTGTGACTCGTTCTCATTGAAAGTCACAGACACGTCTGACTGCACATTGTCCTTACCTGGAAATACCAGCAGAGAGCAGTCACAGCATGCTCTGCTGCACAATAATGGAGAAGGGTCTTGGCAGCAATCAGCCACTGCTGCAGCCAACAGCAGGTTGTTACAACTCGAGGCAGCAGACATTCAAGGTTgaaccagcaggtggcagtctCCTTCTACAGGAGAGGAGGTgcacaggatggatggaggatgaATGACAATGAGGTGAGCGCAGGGTCAAGTAGGTCATAGTGTTTTATGTCTTCTAAATGCAAACAGCTTGAGGGCCGTAATTCTGGCTATGCATATGGATAAAATATGACTATTGCAACATATCTAGAGGTCAGCTTCTCATATTTCGGGAACTGTGAGACTCTTTTGTGAGGTTGTGCTCGTTTGtgagaaaaataattacaaatgaatttttttcacatttctgcagTGCCATGCATACTGATGCTTTTCCTCTCACGGTCACGATTTCAGCCTGTTTCGTGCAATAATTAGACCTCTGTTGACAGAATAAACATTCATTCTGACTAAATTATACTGAATTATAATGATTTTGATATCAGAGCTGCGCTGTTGTCAAAATCGATTtaatgactgtgtgtctgtgtgtgtgtagttgtgatgAGTGTGTATATCCATAGGGGTGTTGTTATGAAGATCTAATTAACAATGAGTAAGAGAGAGGGTTTTTGAATTTTCTCATTAATAATTTATACACAaggacagtacacacacatgtatctATCCCTGCACAGTACTCTTTAGCAAAGATATCTGCACACTCACTATACAGCGTACATACGTAACCACAGACAGCCTCAAAGCAACAGTTATGTGTATAGATTcactctctatccctctctatttcacacaagctcacacacacacacacacttgaaatgttttatttgaaggcTACTAAATTAAATGATAGATTTCATAACATTGAAATAGCTCAAAAATCCCTCTCAATTTCTGAGCATGTAGCGTTCAAAACAGAGATTAACATTTGATCCCTTGGTAATtgcgttacacacacacacacacacacacacacacacacacacacacacacacacacacacacacacagactgcccATGACTCAGTCTGGGCTGATGTGGGTTATGCAACCCCTCCAGCCGTGCAGATGGAGCTGCAGATTACTCTCCTTTCATATGTTTATTAGAAATCTCCCTCTCTGTAATATTTCTCCTGATCATTATACAAAACCATGTTTAGTTCAATGACACTCTTTCATCTCAACTACTATTGGAAGATCTTGGAAATTGCTTTGCTGCTTGCTAATGCATAACCAGATATAATTGAGGGATGTAGTGAGTGGTGCAGAGAACATGAAACCTGAGATGAAGAGATCTGTGGAAGTGAGATTGgcaggaactattttctttcattgCTGTCACACAGCATGATAAACTCCTTTCTTCAACAAAAcatctgattaaaaaaaagggacCTCAGTGCAGTGGTTCAAAAACAGTGTGAGTCAGAACATAAAGTGACCTTCACATCCAGCTCACTGTGGAGTGGATCACTAGATCTGCACTGGGCAGCTTGCAGGGGTCTGGCACCGGTACGGTTACATGGGAatagagaaacaaaaaagaggaagacagcCAAAGAGCGAGCGAGAAGAACTGGCAGGCAGATGAATAGAAGGGAAGCAGATAAACACTAGACAGATGCAGAGCCGCTTTCCTGATGATCACTTTCAAATCAAAAGCCCACCAAAGGCCCCAACCATCTGTCTTATACGTGCTGCAAACCACTGTttaacacatacatgcatatatatattcaaacaaataaacaaaaaccaTTACATTGCTCTTCATCTCATCTCGTAAGATCTGTGATCTTGTTAATAGTTAGCCTCTATGGCACTCTAAAGCAAATTCACTCAGTGAGAACCAATCTTCGATCTTATGCCTTTATGAAGTGGTGAATGAGGagtgaaataaacacatatatatacacatacacacacacacacacatatataaaagtatttaaaaatagattgaaagaaaaaattctgcaatgtaaatgttatttaagtaaTAGTGCAAATTTACTATCAGCACAAtatacttcttcttcttcttcttcttcttcttcttcttcttcttcttcttcttcttctttttcttgtaaTAATTTCTTGTACAAATTTCTTTTACGTAAACCTCATTATTTTGTATGCTGTTGGTTGGTTGAGATAATCTcatgtttaataaataaggcCTATAGGCAGGTTTATTGTTAACCTCACAATAAACAACAATGCCTCGACCCATGGTAATACTTGTCCAGTCCATTAAATGGCCATTATCAGTTGATTTCACTTTATATTGGGCAAACTGCACCCGCCCGCAGGCCAGAAGCTGCAAATCCAACTTTATGAAAGTTTCACTTTCAGTTATATTAGGTGCAAAAACTAGCTGGTTAGGGTTAGAAACGTTACGTACGTTACGTAACTTTGCTTACGTAGGCTACCTCAGATAAAAAGCTAAAAATTGCAGAGGCAGTAACTGCAATTTCAGTGcacgttggggggggggggggggggtcatagGTCAAATCATTGATTGGGCAGTTTAGCTTTCAAATAAattcctctgaaatgtaatgttatgtgtGCTGAAATAATGACTTTAATCAATTACAGTCTGTATAAACAAGATGCTGGTTGTCactcaaagaaaataaaagcagcagttAGAAGTCACaagtttcctctcttcctcttatGTCATAATAATGCAGGATCATGGTTACCAGATAAGGATTATATGGTTGCAGTTGACTAACAACAGGAAGTGGGTCGAGGTCAATATGTTCCACATTGATAACTTTAGTGCAGGAAGCAGAAgttaattattattgtaattcaaGCCCTCATGTTTAAAGACTGTGTATGGCTATTAGGGGGCATGGAAACATTGATTGTGGACTACATAGCTAACAAACAATAGTAAAGAATTTATTGAGTCAGTCAAAAATAAACTATCATTAGTATCACAAGGCATAGAGCACAATGGCAATTACAACAGTGCAACAATACCTTAATGGTgatgatttaaatgatttatcaaATACCAAACGAGTCACTTTAACACAGATTACTGTTCATCATTACATGTACAGAAATATCATGTTAATAAGTAGAGCAGAAAGTTCTGAATATCAAATcagaatatctttattttagCAAGTTAACTCATATGAACTCACtgacaagtacaagtacagacAAAATAAAGCCCTTTCATTAATAAACATCTTGAGATATGCAGCTCTCTTTATTCCGATGATGTGGAGATACACATGTCTGGCTTGTCACATTGTCTCTCTTCCATCCTTTAGACAACATTGACATCGCACAGTAAGTGTGTTAGCGGAAGTACATTCACtccaataaatacaatattcacTTGTGTTCAGTCAGTCTGTCATTTCTGGGGAAGGCTGTGTATAAATATCTTATTTAATCTTAAGAGGAGCTAACAAAATGAAAGAGAGGCACACTGGGACATGAGAAACATTTTTGCTGCTGCTTTTAATCTCATGGGAGTCGGATTGGTGGAAGCTTGTGTGTCAAATAGGCAGACTGTCAGACAGGAGCCTCGAGCTCCCTCTctgtaaacaacaacatcaaagcATCCCCTCTTAGATTCTTCCCCAGAATTTTATCATCCCCACAAAATATCCGTCCTTTATCTccgtctgtctccctctctgccctGTTGTAACTCTCACACACTTTCCCCAGCAGcatctctcttccttcctgacTCTTTCAGGCTTTTGGTTTTGGCAGCTCTGTCGTTGTCGTCATTAGTGCTGCAGCTGGCAAACACCAAAccgcttgtgagctactttatCTCTTTACCTCTAACATGTTTTCGTGACTCTCAACCATCCTCATCACCGCAAACTGTTATGTTACAATACAAAGTGTCTTTGCAGTTTCTCCTCCACATCCTCTCAGTGGTGTCACATGGAGGGATGAAACAGGACGCAGTCGAGGAAGAGATCATGGTCAGCCTGTGTAGAGCAAAgcaaacagactgacagatggATAGTCCCAGCGACGCACAGCAGAGATAAGAGGATTGGGCCTgcttgctgttgttgttgttggcctTGCTGCAACCCTTCATGCAGTTAGCTCACTTTGAGCTACGCTGAATGATGgtgcagaaatgtgaacatgCATGTTGATGTAAAACAAAAGGAGTTACTGAGTGTAATGTCTTGGTTtgttgaagaggaagagaaataaagaagatCACTGACAGTTCAGAGTCCAGCTTGTCCTCCAACACTCAACTTTTGGAATGTACTAGATGGACAAAGTTGAATTATGTCAACATCTTAGTCTGTGTCCGTCATGATCAGGCTGCAGTCAGCAGGTAGCTTCTGTTCAGCCTTTTTCTTCTCTGGCAATGCTGTGAAAACTGCTTCTTTTTCTTGGTGTGAAGGCACCTTGCAGGCCTTGTAGAGGATGACGAataggatgaggatgaggatgccCACCACAGAGTTACAAGCAATGGCTATAATGGCCCACACGGACAGGCCCATTATTATATCATGCTCCATGACTAGGCTGCAGCCTCCAGACTCCTTATGGTCACATCACACCTCAGAGGTGGGTCTGAGGTCTGCGAGCGGTGCCTCAACTCCACAGATTCTcccttaaaagaaaagaaatgcatcaCATGAGTTTATCTTTGTAGCAcctgcacacaggcacacacacagacacgttgGCATACTTGGCCACAGCTTAAGCTGGCCTGTCAAATGAGCATGCGGAAGCCACTATGAGGTCAGCTCAGTAAAGATTACTTTCTCCCTGACAAGGTAGTCACCAGGCCAAGGTGGCTTCATCCATGCAGACGCTACATATGGGACAACCTACGTACATCCAGTATCTGCATGAGGGTTTTTATTCTCAAGACTTCTTTTTTAAAGGGAATAAGAGCATTACAACGATTTCTAATAAAACTGCACTGTGAAGCATTATCATATCAACTCTGTATTTGTAATATACAAAAAGGTATATGACAGGtgcagaaaaaaataattctagGAACTTTgttatgtataataatttgcAGATGATAGGAGAGTATTCCAGGACAAAAGAGTTCCTTCCGGCTACAGTGCTGTgttgaaacattatttttttcgTCTTGTTTCCTTTATACAGGCAGAGAGTGATGAAGTTATTAAACTGATAAAGAAGGTGCCAGTGCACACTTTTTCTCACTGAATTATTTTGAATGAGTTTCAGCGGTAATGTGTTTTCAGGAGGAACGTGTGGGAATATAGTTGCCAGTTCTGTGGCAGATATTAAATGGGTCACTGAGGTGTACtggtgtgcctgtgtgtgtgcgtgtgtgtgagagagagagactgacagagagggtgagaagtCAGTTCAAGCATGAGTTGGAGAGTGTGAATATTTTTCTCTCAGAGTCTAACAGATAAAAACTTGAGCTCATCTCTTTGCTTCTATACCACTCTCCCTTACCTCTAATGCATTTCTATAATAAGACCACatatttcctcctctctccaactGAGGGCAATACTGCAACAGCCCAAGCTTGCTGTTGAGAACTAATTTGAAAGTTATCCTTCCTTTTATAGGAATTTTACGTCCAAGCCAAATAAAGATGGATAGCTCCAAGTCAGAGTAGGTGGCAGTGATGCATTTGAACCCGTGAAGTCGGCTTCTGTTTGCACCAGATGGGTCCCTCTCAGGATGCTGGTAGCATTGCTATGGGGAATGAACCCTCATAATCACCAACTTGGATTGCTGTCAATAAAACTGCCCTCACTGCTTTGCAGAATATTTCCCAAACATCCAAAACTTTTTCACAGAAGTCAGGGGACACTAAATGTAGCGTATCCAGTTTACAATTTCAATTAGAGCAAAAGCGAGGAATGTATACTGTTGGCTATTAGATGACAGAGAGATGTGAAAGGGAAGaatctccgtgtgtgtgtgtgtgtgtgtgtgtgtgtgtgtgtgtggggggggggggggggctgtgacTGTGAGCAATGTATTGGAACAGAGAGCTGTTTGCATGCTCATATTGATTTCAGACAATCAGTGGTGCaaataacaagaaaacacacagcacCAGTTGTTCATTATCACCAATTATAGCCCATTTTCATAACCCATACTCTGCAAAGTAGATAATTGTGGCACATGTTTTAATAGCTACAAGGATAATTTGTTCTTCTTTGcaagataaatacatttcctcTCAATACAAGATACTGTAGCTCTGTTTCATCTGGTGAGCACACAGGAGGAAAGCAAATGTGTTAGGGTCCTAACATTACGAAAATAAGAGGATTGCTTTTCTTAGAGCACTTGGATTAGGACAAATGTGCTGCTTCACGGCTCTTGGCAGATAAAAGATATTTGGTGAATGCTGGTGTCCATCTGAGCCCATTGACTGGATTCAAAGAGGCCCAAATCACACAAGTCAGTTAGCTGTTTCAgaagtttgattgattgaatgCTTGTTTTGGTAGATTCAAAGCTTCAAAGACCATAACAGCACATGAGTGAcccatcacacacaaacaagcataaacacacatggaaacacTTCCTGAGGCCACGATCAATACACAGATAACTACAGTCAATGTGTTTGCGTAATGGGTCAGCGCTCTGTGGCTGTAGCTGGGAATAGTTAAGCTTAAGGTTGTTACTGGTGTCATGCAACAAAATACAGCATGAATGTGTGCTTGTTCTTGAACGCGTGTTTGTGAATGGTGCCATTGACCGACATAAAGGCCTTTTGTGTACTCATGCAAACTATCAAATGTAAATGCATGCAAATTTTGCCGACATGTAGCAAAGACTGGGTGCGATACAACCAAACTTACAAACTTGTGCCTGCAGTGACCACATGGAAAACAGGTGAATGCTTGTGCATGATGCATCACCTTGCAGTGGACAGAATGAGTGAACTCCATCTCATGTGACTAAACagccttctcttcctcctcagctcATTTGACAACACCAGCTGCATGGCCAACAACTTCCCTATGAAGAGGGGAATCAACAGTGTTGAGTGCTGACACTTTTTATGACATAAATGAACTTAACCAAATAGTTCCTCTACCTGGGCATAATCAGACATGCAATCATTGTTTGTGCTTATAGGGGAAACTCTAGTGGCCTGTTACCTTGTGGATATTTCGCAAATGTATTATATGgctattacatttatttaaatactttcaACCGCTTTTTAAATTGTCTTAACAAtgaagacaacacacacatccaataACGTCAACATCTATTTTGTAAAAGAGGCTACTTTAGTGTGGACTTTACAAAAAGCGAGAGcaaactgaaagaaatgtcatttatttatatttcaatattttgctTGCTGTTTGTACTTGCAGTATTCCTTCAGGCAAATCACATCAATATTTCATACATCAGCCTACCTAATTCTTCCCTCGGGTGTCCAGTGTCCAAGCGTTTGTACTTTAGTGTCCTCTCCTTCGCGCGCGCCTTAGATGCAAAACGCGTTTATATCAAATGTTCAAAATGAACACCGATCTTCACCAAATAGTTTGTGAGGTGGGAACTTTTGCTCCGAAGTAGGTCACTAAACTCTGCCCGACCGTTTGGCAAGATGGCTGGGCAGCACGCGCGGTCGGTCAGCGCCCATGAAGTTTGGCGGAGTCCCGGTTGGTTCCCAGAGACTGCTGACAGGCGCGGGGCGACAGAGCGGAGATGTTGCTGTCAATGCGACTGCTCATCATCCCAAagtccctcccccctcctccacccacccacccacccctcgctccctccctccctccctccctctgagTCAGTTACTACTGAGCTATTTATACAAAGACGCTTGAACATCCCATTAACGGCTTTTCCTCTCACACCTCTGAGAAGATCCCACAGTCAACACTGTTCTACAAAGATCATTGCCAACAAACAGTCAGTAAAAGCAGAGCAAAAGAGAtctaacattatcaacaaaaaaagtcattattcagctttgaaaaaaacaaaaaagaagggAAAAGAAGGGTGCTCTTATAGATACTAACAATACATTATGTGATTATTCCATGATCCTTGAAGACATATGGAGTACTGACAATTTTTGTGCAGAAGAATTCATTTCAAGCATCAAGAGTACTTTGGCCTAAACACAAGCTGAGCTGCAGGGAATTACAAATACCTTCTTCATTGCTTAGTAGACTTGAAACAAGTTGCATGAAGCTGAATCGCAGCTGCATAAACTTAAAACGTGTTGGTATTCAGCACAACAGCAGGGTGTCCGTAGGGGATTCTACTCggctttctctgtctccctctctttgtgtgtgtgtgtgtgtgtgtgtgtgtgtgtgtgtgtgtgtgtgtgtgtgcaccctgACCCACAAAGTTTAGGCAGGGACAAAGCATTCTTTTGAGGCCTCATTTTCAACCCTCCCCATTGGCTACAGAAAAAAGTTTTGCAGAGGAACAGATCCTGAGAGCAGCAGCTTAGTCAACGTGCTGTGTTGGTGCACATATTAGCAATACTTGAAGAAGTACAGTGTTTGAATTAAACATGAATGTAGCGACTGCCAAATGATGTAgtagttaaattaaattaaaagcagCACTCAATAAGCACAATTCAAAAATGAATTAATCCTGACACATTGGCTCACACCATGTCtgtgaaatatttataaataacagagataataacttcagttattgcattaattttaattattacaCTATCAGTCCATATTATAATTTCAGCACCAGCATGGGAGGATGTCATGACAAAGTCAGGCACATTAAAAgtcttaattacatttttagcctatttttagttattttattcaaatgtaatgaaatacgTCACTCAGAATTAATTTATTCCATATTCATGCAGTGTTACATCATTAGTACTGTGCACTGTAATGAAGCTGGTAAAAAACTGTATGGGTTTATTTTTATGGGTGCATTTCAAATGTAGACAAGCAATATCCATGCATACCTTAatttttaaaatctaaatcaGACTGAATTAGTCAAAAAGAAGCACTTGTGCTGTAGTCTTCATGAGCGCTTGGATGGTAAAGTCATCACTGATCACAGACTGACAGTCTAGAGAAAGCTGCTTCACTAGAGTGATTCATCATATCAGAGGAATGCACTCAAATATAGTATGAGagaagcacagacacacagttaaactgtctgtgtctcccagcctctccacacacacacacacacacacacacacacacacacacacacacacacacacacactcacacacacacacacacacacacacacacacacacacacacacagtcattatTACTCACCCTTGCGGGACGTGTCATGTCTGAACACTGCCTCTCATGTCAATGAAGACGATCGCACACCTCCATTACCCCGTCAAAACTTATCAGGATGTGTGTCTGCGTGAGAATCTTGCAAATGAGTTAAAGAGCGTgtgagataaaaaagaaaagaaagaagtgagaGGCAATTTAACttctcatcctcatctcttcACAACGAGGGGAAAAAAATGACAGAAGTGTTCATCTCAACTTTGCCATagcctttttcattttcagagtaCTATTATCATGAGGAAAGATAGACTCCCCAGTATGATGTTTTTCATAAAGCCCTCCTGTTCAAAGGGCACCGGGACAAACCAGGTCAGTTTCAAGCTGTGATATtagattcatattttatatgaaGAGCAGCACACACCATTTGCTCTTATCATCCAAAATGAAGCTATTTGACATATTGTAGATGGAGCATTTAATCTGAATCACGTGCTTGTTTTATGGGAGCTATTTGCAGTGTATCTCatctgtttgttgctgttttgcaGTCAGACAGTTGGTCATTTTGCACGGTATCCTGATTTGGAAAGCTGTCAGAACCAATTTCCTAGCATGAGTGTATGAGGACACCTGCTGGATATTTGTTGACATTGTTTTAATTGCTAGCCAGCCTCAGAGAATGGCACAGAATTAATGGGGCTTAATAAGGGTtagcattcattcattatttatctAGATGTGAGTTTATCGAATGTGAGATTCTGCTAAATCTGGTGGgtatccaaacacacacaagacaaatgCAGTTTGCTGggtctttttttattgacacTTCATCTTCTTTAGTTGTTCATCATAGcctgaaaacacaaatattcagtTATTAGCTGAAAAATGAAACCATGAAATAGCATTTACTGCGAGCCAACTGGATGTGTCGCCCTTACCTGGTCGATCCAGTCGCTGAAAGCAGAGACTCTGGTGAAGACTGTGGGTTTCTTCACATAGTTGCAGCCAAGACCAGATACGAAGCTGGCAATACCATGGACCTCCCAGGCGCCCTCAGTGTTCTTACAGTTCAGAGGGCCACCGGAGTCGCCctggaaacacagagagagagagagagagaggaggagagcttatgttttattcatttggtGGAGCTGCTGGGAGACTGGAAAGGCACAACTATGAGAAACACAATCCGAATCATTGTTTCGCCAAGTGTAATGCggacacaaaatacatttgtcatGTTCCTTGGCAGCTAGAAAACAAAAGAATTGACAAAAGAGCTTTACCTCTGATTCCttggacatttttatttgaacacGCTCATTGCATTCACATTCAAATTTGGCTCCCTGACATAATTACGGTACAGCATTAACCAAAGCAGGTTCAACACGCTTtacaatgtttattatttagagGAGCAAATAGGAAATaggtgaaaaacacacacacacacacacacacacacacacacacacacacacacacacacaaatattaacTTACGTTGCATCCACCCACGATTCCATCCCCACCGGCACACACCATGGTGGTCCTGACAGCGATGCCCCACCAGTCAGGCTTGGAACAGGTGGCATGGTCAGCCACAGGCATCAAAGCCTGCTGCAGCTTATCAGCTATGGGGCCTCCAGCtaaaacacacaggcagagtCTATTACCATCATCCACATACACCAGCCGTCTTTCAATTCTGCTTTACAGCATTTCCCCCAAGCTCCAAATTCACAGTCCGCCCCAATTTTTCAATTTAGttgtaatcccccccccccccaaaaaaaagtTTCAGCTAAATTCATGTAATGATCACATGCATGTAATCTTTATCCCAACTTTGGAGGTTTGCATGGGTAACCGTGATcacgcacactcacacgcaGCTGGTCATAAATTCAAACATCCCATATTACATCCTAAAGGACGGTAACATGAAGACATTTCAGAGATGCTTAGCTGAAAGAAATTCATTCAACAtcagacacataaacacagccCAGCCTTCCTTAAACAGTGACTTACTGTACAGCCTGCCCCATCCGGTGATGTAGCAGGGGTAGAGGTTGGACAGCACAGTGCCAGCAGCAGGGATACATGCCAGCTGCACCTGGTCGCTCAAAGTCACAGACTCTGACAGCTTGATCAGGGCAATATCGTTTCTgcaaaaagacagacacagagcgaGAAAGTGACTGAGGGAAGTGGTCTACTGACAGGCCATTTAAAATCCTACTCCAGAGccagaaagaaggagagagaaacagttcTAAAAAAGCTAATTAGAAGTGCaatctgtatttgtattcatttgtattattatggcTTTGCATACAAAGGAATCAGCTTCATGGCTAAtcttatttattacattttccacaGAAGCAAAAgtccatatatacatatataattcaATATTTGAGGTTGAGTAATTCACTAATATGGCACTCTTATTCATGTTGTCTTACTCTTTTTGTTTGCTGTGGAGAAATCTGAGCTGTATGAAGATGAAGAACTTGTGTCAAAGGTATGTGCTGCACTGAAGTGAATAAATGGAACGTGAGCCTCAGCCCACTTTGTCACCTCGACACAGAACGGAGGAGATTATGATGTATTGCATGTCGCGGCAGGCAACTCAGACTCTCTCTTTGTGCTCTACAATGGTGCTTGTCTTACCCGAAGGCCACAAAGATCTGGTTCCATTTCTCATGGACAATAATCTTCTCAGGCAGGATGGCCTTGGAGCCAGCCTCTTCCTCCACCAGGTTGTGTTTGCCCACAAACACCCTGTAGGAGAGCTTGGAGcttggggggtggggggggggggggggggggaaacagacTGTTATGCCTATGCTAACTCAGACAGAATATTTAGTGCACAGTTGAATTATGTGATGAGCTCAAATTGATGACTAGTTGTGGTGgcaagatgatgaagaggatttGAACTGGGCAGTGGTTCAGATCACCTTCAGTGTACTTTCTTTTGAATGTGAAATTATAGTTTGAAACCCTTGGACCTTATGACTTGCCTGATCCTCATATTTATTAGGGTTGAATAGGGTTTAGGGTAGTGTGGTGCAGAATAAGTACAGCACATTTAGCAGAATATGTAGAGGGTTTTGGtggctgtgtttttttgtttgtgtgtttctctggtGCTCGTACTTGATGCAGTGAGCAGCAGTCATGACCCAGTTGGCAGCAATCAGAGATCCCCCACAAGT from Cottoperca gobio chromosome 9, fCotGob3.1, whole genome shotgun sequence includes:
- the ela3l gene encoding elastase 3 like encodes the protein MIPIVLASVLIASALGCGTPPIEPLTSRVVNGVDANPHSWPWQISLQYERDGVWRHTCGGSLIAANWVMTAAHCINSKLSYRVFVGKHNLVEEEAGSKAILPEKIIVHEKWNQIFVAFGNDIALIKLSESVTLSDQVQLACIPAAGTVLSNLYPCYITGWGRLYTGGPIADKLQQALMPVADHATCSKPDWWGIAVRTTMVCAGGDGIVGGCNGDSGGPLNCKNTEGAWEVHGIASFVSGLGCNYVKKPTVFTRVSAFSDWIDQAMMNN